The Phaseolus vulgaris cultivar G19833 chromosome 5, P. vulgaris v2.0, whole genome shotgun sequence genomic interval TTGTAAACTGTAATGTCCCCAAAGAGTTATTGGTTAGATGAAAATGAATAAGTTGAGTGGTTGGAAAAGTATTGAGGTAGAGCTTTTTGCTGAGGTTATTGTTTAGAATGTTGTCTGTGAGATGAGATTTGTGAGTGCTGATGGTTTGATATGTATGAAGGTATGATTACGGGTGGAGCAGCATCGACTGTTTTCTACAATTTGAAGCAAAAACACCCAACACTTGACATGCCAGTCATTGATTACGACTTGGCACTTCTTTTCCAACCAGTGCTGGTGCTTGGAATCAGCATTGGAGTTGCCTTCAATGTTATTTTTGCTGATTGGATGATCACAGTCTTGCTAATAATCATCTTCATAGGCAAGAACAAGAACTATTAACAATTTAACTTCTCTTCTTTCGCTGCCACTCTTTTGACGTAGCTTTATCTGAACAGGAATTGCAACCAAGGCACTTCTAAAGGGGGTTGAGACATGGAAAAAAGAAACCATCATCAAGAAGGTGCTTTAACATTTTTTCACAAAATCTTTCATCACTAATAAAtctgtgtttgttttcttacaCCCTTTTGTTGCATCTCCTGTTATAATTCCAGGAATCTGCTAGACAATCACAGTTAAATGGTATGTGGGTCAGTGAAAAGTGTATTGTAGATGTTTGTTCTGAGTTTAGTTTGTCTGTGGTTTCCAAGACTATCATGTCATATATTCCACACTGTAATTAGGCACTGAAAGAACCGAGGAGGTCGCATATGAGCCTCTACCAGGAGGTCCACCAGCCGCAAGTAATAACACAGCTTCCAAAAAATCCGACCAAAAGGTGAGACTGAtgaattaaacataaaaaataacatcaaTGGCGACTCactttgtattaaaaaaacagTTTTGGTCACTAAACTTTGTCACTAAGCAGATTCTATTATTTATGAGAATGACACATGTGAGTGCCATGCAGAGATCTCTTGTTGGGAATATTCGCTGGAAAACACTTGGAATGCTTTTCACTGTCTGGATCGTTATACTTGCATGCGAGATTGGAAAAGTTGGTATCTGATGAGCAATTTAAATCTGCAATTTCCATTTTCTTACTTTCTTTGTTGAATGTGTGATTAAACCAtggctttgtttgttttcaaacAGAGTCACACAACAACTTGTTCAACGGATTACTGGATACTTAATCTATTACAGGTGCATAAATATCATTTCCACATGACATGACACGAACTACAACAAAGTTGCATTTGGTTCGAATTACAAAAAATGCAGAAGGGCATGGCATGATAGTGATCATATTTCTTAGTTTTTTTGCAGGTTCCTGTGGCATTAGGAGTGACAACCTTTCAGGCCGTGCGTTTATACAAAGGGAAGGCAGTGATAGCATCGAAAGGAGATCAACAAACACAATGGAGAGCACACCAGTTGATTCTGTATTGTGCATGTGGCATATGTGCTGGTATGGTTGGTGGCTTGCTTGGTCTTGGTGGAGGTTTCATTTTGGGACCTCTTTTCCTAGAGTTAGGAATCCCTCCTCAGGTACCACCTTTCATCCTTCTACCACATAGTACAATTGATTGAGACATGTGGAAAACTTTGTGAGTGACACTTTTGTTTTTTATGCAGGTGTCAAGTGCTACAGCTACTTTTGCCATGACATTTTCTGCATCTATGTCAGTGGTGGAATACTACCTCTTGAATCGGTTTCCCATTCCTTATAGTAAGTATGGTGAATGATTTATAATGGGAGTAAAACTGATATTGAAAGTGAGAACTTTATGGCTTTAAATCATATTCACTCTTTGATTGGCTCTTGTAGCTCTTTACTTTGTGGCTGTGTCCACTTTTGCTGCCTTTGTGGGGCAAGTTTTAGTGAAAAAGCTGGTGGCCTTGTTGGGGAGAGCATCACTCATCATTTTCATCCTCTCTGGCACCATTTTTGTCAGTGCACTATCACTAGGCAAGTCTCATTACCACTTGTGTTCATGCCTAAAGCCTTCTACTTTTGCAATCTTTTATTAACATTGTTTCATTTTTTACCTCTATAATATCATTGCAGGTAGTGTGGGCATAGCAAGCATGGTCCAAAAACTTGCCCATAAAGAGTACATGGGTTTTGAAAACCTTTGTACCTATGCAGCCTAAGCATCAAAATTCAGGCTGTTTGTAGATTCGATTTCAAGGAAAGGACTATTTAATTCACATTTTTCAATTCGAATTTTTTTAGCAAGTCTTAATTTTAGTAATGTTTTGGCAAGAATTTTAAGCAACAAAAATTCAGCATTTAATTGTTTGTCAATCATGTCTGTATCTTGGATGTAGTTCTCACGTAAGAAAATTATCAAATGTCTCAAAAATTCTcactttttaacttttttttattcattatcaGTTTAAATTATCTTGTGatagtaattttaattattactatttttatttagacTATGTAATTGAAAGATGTGTCTATAACTACAAGATATGTTCACAAGAGTTGTAGCAAATAATTAATGTGTAGTTTTGTTATCTATTAAAGACTGCTATGAAAAGTAGTTTTGCATTTCTTTTGGACCAAACCCCAGCATGATGAAATTATATATGGTTTATAAAAGTGAAAATACTAGTTAAAATATCACACATATTATTTACATATTAGATTAAATTACTTATTATATTGAAAGTGCacttgataaaataattttcttactttttAAAGTCAACCTGAACAAATTTCAGAGTA includes:
- the LOC137835940 gene encoding sulfite exporter TauE/SafE family protein 3-like isoform X1, which codes for MAVNGSTLFGVIFAITLVLISPSLSLSVHQNINDKTMNSTTVEMAEEGAGFLSKVLNFLWSSGSGYQHTWPDIEFGWRIVTGSIIGFLGSAFGTVGGVGGGGIFVTMLSIIIGFDQKSATAISKCMITGGAASTVFYNLKQKHPTLDMPVIDYDLALLFQPVLVLGISIGVAFNVIFADWMITVLLIIIFIGIATKALLKGVETWKKETIIKKESARQSQLNGTERTEEVAYEPLPGGPPAASNNTASKKSDQKRSLVGNIRWKTLGMLFTVWIVILACEIGKSHTTTCSTDYWILNLLQVPVALGVTTFQAVRLYKGKAVIASKGDQQTQWRAHQLILYCACGICAGMVGGLLGLGGGFILGPLFLELGIPPQVSSATATFAMTFSASMSVVEYYLLNRFPIPYTLYFVAVSTFAAFVGQVLVKKLVALLGRASLIIFILSGTIFVSALSLGNVGIASMVQKLAHKEYMGFENLCTYAA
- the LOC137835940 gene encoding sulfite exporter TauE/SafE family protein 3-like isoform X2 — protein: MAVNGSTLFGVIFAITLVLISPSLSLSVHQNINDKTMNSTTVEMAEEGAGFLSKVLNFLWSSGSGYQHTWPDIEFGWRIVTGSIIGFLGSAFGTVGGVGGGGIFVTMLSIIIGFDQKSATAISKCMITGGAASTVFYNLKQKHPTLDMPVIDYDLALLFQPVLVLGISIGVAFNVIFADWMITVLLIIIFIGIATKALLKGVETWKKETIIKKESARQSQLNGTERTEEVAYEPLPGGPPAASNNTASKKSDQKRSLVGNIRWKTLGMLFTVWIVILACEIGKSHTTTCSTDYWILNLLQVPVALGVTTFQAVRLYKGKAVIASKGDQQTQWRAHQLILYCACGICAGMVGGLLGLGGGFILGPLFLELGIPPQVSSATATFAMTFSASMSVVEYYLLNRFPIPYTLYFVAVSTFAAFVGQVLVKKLVALLGRASLIIFILSGTIFVSALSLGSVGIASMVQKLAHKEYMGFENLCTYAA